One window from the genome of Amphiprion ocellaris isolate individual 3 ecotype Okinawa chromosome 23, ASM2253959v1, whole genome shotgun sequence encodes:
- the LOC111562754 gene encoding golgin subfamily A member 6-like protein 22 isoform X3, producing MPGKSSDQFKAGDLVFAKMKGFPHWPARICKSDRGYKKRIPVFFFGTHQIGSLPPENVVPYIGNKMKYGSGVRIKGFAEGMWEIQNTPGVGSKLKVPGRTNAQTTPAKQTSANRTKPTSASKATPVKSASTSKTTPAKSGSTTETTPAKSGSTSKATPAKTSNDMRRSSSAPRKPEHDSKSAAETETPAKTATRASSRLAPDKTTESKQTFTDVTETAVTARSRRAASRGSAGASAGSAEDRKEIPAGEAISKPAAETSIAAVKTETRSTRRSPAEEPEPSAASSSAEAESAATTRSRAAESKLTSLQVDTEAEQKKKKTAAVSMAATAGEKRKKEEENRGVKRKREENDEENKRNLDVREEQKEETKSERRTSKRKEEDEGREEKTTSERRTSRRQREEKEDEGREEEKTSSERRTSQRQREEKKDKGREEEKTSSERRTSRRQREEKEDKGREEEKTTLERWTSPQQREEKDEEKRDRIEKEEQKPTQDGGEGNQVKRRREWRKRENEEKKKPRKEDEEMKKEERGEESHRTKRKREEEEKPKQEEGVEVKKKKKKKKKKKDGGDKEGKERGGKSVDEERQRHLAEKRESLLRSLRGLLKGGRGAKRREAMRNATRVGDPPKKKTETQRTSEKTSRKTGTSISQKTPEKKEEEQEKTSQTAVEVKEKEARGEDEKKNEEKKEERRIIGKIVKATAGQGTKIQVKMGGTTVTTEEEKKKREEEKKKREEKKKEEMKEREEEEEKKKKKMEQKKKEEEKKVEEEKKKKEREEEKKKKEREEEEKKKVEEKTKKEREEKKKKMEEKKTEEKKKKKREEEEKKVEEEKKKKEREEQTKKKMEEKKTEEKKKKKREEEEKKVEEEKKKKEKEEEKKEEKEDKDKKKMEEEKKKTKEEDKKKEEMKMEREKKKKEEEDKKKEAKKKMEEKKEEKVEELKRSLRGSAGEKKKSEDATTKQSSEAERKSERTRATTGDGKDKNATEEEKKKDEEKKSSEEEKKKKDENKVEEKKKSSEEEKKSEDGKRVAGSESKSERTRATAEDGEEKNATEEEKKKKDKKKSSEEEKKKKDEEKKSSEEEKKFEDGKRVERKSERRRAAAEDGKNKEGKNKSQTEDEKRKKTSGADETKRGEEQKEEERKNMTTREQKKKEKPNGESQEKKSDKTVADEMKKTGAEESKPQKKSSDGDRRSRAESSVESTTEEEAEKKSVEEGGKPEKNNSSVSLTDSTLHRIHGDIRISLKSDNPDVSRCLTALDQLSMVYVTSQHVQRHSELVATLRKMRYYRASEAVMAKASMLYNRFKNAFLVGEGEEVVSAAFLRSLLQEKEKEEQQRVERLRREELLDEVRRRMEQLKEKKRRDDEEQDDEEQDDEEKDDEEQDDEEKDDQTAAPVDSS from the exons ATGCCGGGAAAAAGCAGCGACCAGTTTAAAGCTGGAGACCTGGTGTTCGCTAAGATGAAGGGTTTCCCTCACTGGCCTGCCAGG ATCTGCAAATCAGACCGCGGCTACAAGAAACGAATCCCGGTCTTCTTTTTCGGGACCCATCAGAT AGGCAGCCTGCCGCCTGAGAACGTCGTTCCTTACATTGGAAACAAGATGAAGTACGGCAGCGGAGTTCGCATTAAAGGCTTCGCTGAGGGAATGTGGGAAATCCAGAACACTCCTGGAGTCGGCAGTAAACTCAAA GTACCAGGAAGAACCAACGCCCAGACTACACCTGCTAAACAGACTTCTGCAAACAGAACTAAACCCACTTCTGCCTCTAAAGCTACACCTGTTAAATCAGCTTCTACATCTAAAACTACACCTGCTAAGTCAGGTTCTACAACTGAAACTACACCTGCTAAGTCAGGTTCTACATCTAAAGCTACGCCTGCTAAAACTTCGAATGACATGCGGAGAAGCTCGTCTGCTCCCCGTAAACCTGAACATGACAGTAAATCAGCTGCTGAAACAGAAACTCCTGCTAAAACGGCTACTAGAGCGTCATCCAGATTAGCTCCAGATAAAACTACAGAGTCCAAACAGACTTTTACAGATGTTACAGAAACTGCTGTTACGGCAAGAAGCAGAAGAGCAGCAAGCCGAGGATCTGCAGGAGCGAGTGCAGGTTCTGCAGAGGACAGAAAAGAG ATACCAGCAGGTGAAGCCATCAGTAAACCTGCTGCTGAAACAAGTATAGCTGCAGTGAAGACAGAAACTCGAAGCACTCGAAGATCTCCAGCAGAGGAACCAGAACCTTCAGCAGCTTCCAGCTCTGCAGAGGCTGAATCTGCTGCTACGACcaggagcagagcagcagagtccaAGCTAACATCACTGCAG GTGGACACAGAAGCtgagcaaaagaagaagaaaacggCTGCCGTTTCTATGGCGGCGACTgcaggagagaagaggaagaaagaggaggagaaccgAGGGgtgaagaggaagagagaagagaaCGACGAGGAGAATAAAAGAAATCTGGACGTCAGAGaagaacagaaagaggagaCGAAATCAGAGAGACGAACTtcaaaaaggaaagaagaggacgaaggaagagaagagaagacaaCTTCAGAGAGACGAACATCTCGACGACAACGAGAAGAGAAAGAGGACGAAGGAAGGGAAGAGGAGAAGACGAGTTCAGAGAGACGAACATCTCAACgacaaagagaagagaaaaaggaTAAAGGAAGGGAAGAGGAGAAGACGAGTTCAGAGAGACGGACATCTCGACGACAacgagaagaaaaagaagacaaaggaagggaagaggagaagacaaCTTTGGAGAGATGGACATCTCCACAACAGCGAGAAGAAAAAGACGAggagaaaagagacagaatagAAAAAGAGGAGCAGAAACCGACACAAGATGGAGGCGAAGGAAACCaagtgaagaggaggagagagtggaggaagagagaaaatgaggagaagaagaaaccGAGGAAGGAAGATGAGGAAatgaagaaagaggagagaggagaggagagccacagaacaaagaggaagagggaggaagaggagaaaccGAAGCAGGAAGAGGGCGtggaggtgaagaagaaaaagaagaagaagaagaagaagaaggatggaggagacaaggaaggaaaggagagaggaggCAAATCTGTAGACGAAGAG CGACAGCGCCACCTGGCGGAGAAGAGAGAGAGTCTGTTGAGGTCTCTGAGGGGTCTACTGAAGGGCGGCCGAGGAGCAAAGAGGAGGGAGGCGATGAGGAATGCCAC GAGAGTCGGAGATCCACCCAAGAAGAAGACGGAAACTCAGAGGACCTCAGAGAAGACGAGCAGGAAGACGGGAACCTCCATCAGCCAGAAAACAccagagaagaaggaggaggaacaaGAGAAGACGAGTCAGACGGCAGTGGAGGTGAAGGAGAAGGAGGCGAGAGGAGAAGACGAGAAGAAGAacgaagaaaagaaagaggagaggagaatcATCGGGAAGATCGTGAAGGCAACAGCCGGACAGGGAACGAAGATCCAGGTGAAGATGGGAGGAACGACAgtaacaacagaggaggagaagaagaagagggaggaggagaagaagaagagggaggagaagaagaaggaggagatgaaagagagggaggaggaggaggagaagaagaagaagaagatggagcagaagaagaaagaggaggagaagaaggtggaagaggaaaagaagaagaaagagagagaggaggagaagaagaagaaagagagggaggaggaggagaagaagaaggtcgAGGAAAAGAcgaagaaagagagggaggagaagaagaagaagatggaggagaagaagacagaagagaagaagaagaagaagagagaggaggaggagaagaaggtggaagaggaaaagaagaagaaagagagggaggaacaaacgaagaagaagatggaggagaagaagacagaagagaagaagaagaagaagagagaggaggaggagaagaaggtggaagaggaaaagaagaagaaagagaaggaggaggagaagaaagaggagaaggaggataaagacaagaaaaagatggaggaagagaagaagaagacgaaggaggaggacaaaaagaaggaggaaatgaagatggagagggagaagaagaagaaggaggaagaagacaaaaagaaagaggcaaagaaaaagatggaggagaagaaggaggagaaggtggaggagtTGAAGAGGAGCTTGAGAGGCAGCGccggagagaaaaagaaatctgaagATGCAACGACGAAACAAAGCTCAGAGGCCGAGAGGAAATCAGAAAGAACGAGAGCGACGACCGGGGACGGGAAAGACAAGAACGCAacggaggaagagaagaagaaagacgaggagaagaagagctcagaggaagagaagaagaagaaagatgagaataaagtggaggagaagaagaagagctcagaggaagagaagaagtcTGAAGATGGGAAAAGAGTTGCAGGCAGTGAGAGCAAATCAGAAAGGACGAGAGCGACGGCTGAGGACGGTGAAGAAAAGAATGCAacggaggaagagaagaagaagaaagacaagaagaagagctcagaggaagagaagaaaaagaaagacgaggagaagaagagctcagaggaggagaagaagttTGAAGATGGGAAAAGAGTCGAGAGGAAATCAGAAAGAAGGAGAGCAGCAGCCGAGGATGGGAAAAACAAGGAAGGGAAGAACAAGAGCCAAACGGAGGacgagaagaggaagaagacgaGTGGAGCTGATGAGACGAAAAGAGGAGAAgagcagaaagaggaggagaggaagaacatGACGAccagagagcagaagaagaaagaaaaacccaacGGGGAATCACAAGAGAAGAAGAGCGACAAAACGGTGGCAGATGAGATGAAGAAAACGGGCGCAGAAGAGTCAAAACCGCAGAAGAAGAGCAGCGACGGCGACAGGAGGAGCAGAGCCGAGTCGTCGGTCGAATCCACCACCGAAGAAGAAGCGGAGAAGAAGAGCGTAGAAGAAGGCGGTAAACCAGAGAAGAACAACTCATCTGTGTCGCTGACGGACTCAACTCTGCACAGAATCCATGGAGACATCAGGATCTCTCTGAAGTCCGACAACCCG GACGTGTCCAGGTGTCTGACGGCGCTGGATCAGCTGAGCATGGTTTATGTGACGTCGCAACATGTTCAGAGACACAGCGAGCTGGTGGCCACGCTCAGGAAG
- the wdr55 gene encoding WD repeat-containing protein 55, which yields MAAPTEHVEVSSTEENNKPEPAAPEPDRDSDEDSDGAEPPGPKVRDTPEDIRLEAAANTVALHPTRDLLVCGDVDGDVYAFSYSCTEGENRELWSSGHHLKSCRQVRFSEDGRKLFSVSRDKAVHLLDVERGQLVTRIRGAHGAPINSLLLVDENIVATGDDGGTLKVWDMRKGTSIMDLKHHEDYISDIAVDQAKRILLTASGDGTMGVFNIKRRRFELLSEYQSGDLTSVAIMKRGKKVVCGSSEGTVYIFNWNGFGATSDRFAIKAESVDCIVTVTDSIMVTASMDGYIRAINLLPNRVIGCIGQHVGEPIEELAKSRDSRFLVSCGHDQLVKFWDISSLPDAKVQEYRKRKRKDGRMKSLTKKALGDNDFFAGLVEEPEKKEEDEEEDEEEESDSDSD from the exons atggcggcgccCACGGAACACGTTGAAGTCTCTTCCACGGAGGAAAACAACAAACCGGAACCAGCGGCTCCAGAACCAGACCGGGACTCGGACGAGGACTCGGACGGAGCCGAGCCGCCCGGGCCGAAGGTTCGGGACACGCCGGAGGACATCCGGCTGGAGGCGGCCGCCAACACGGTGGCGCTGCACCCCACCCGGGACCTGCTAGTGTGCGGGGACGTGGACGGGGACGTGTACGCCTTCTCCTATTCGTGCACGGAGGGAGAGAACCGGGAGCTGTGGTCGTCCGGACACCACCTGAAGTCCTGCCGCCAGGTGCGCTTCTCCGAGGACGGCCGGAAGCTGTTCAGCGTGTCCCGGGACAAGGCGGTCCACCTGCTGGACGTGGAGCGGGGACAGCTGGTGACACGGATCCGGGGGGCCCACGGAGCCCCGATCAACAGCCTGCTGCTGGTGGACGAGAACATCGTGGCGACCGGAGACGACGGAGGAACCCTGAAG GTGTGGGACATGAGGAAGGGGACGTCCATCATGGACCTGAAGCACCATGAGGACTACATCAGTGACATCGCCGTGGACCAGGCCAAGAGGATCCTCCTCACAGCCAG CGGTGACGGGACGATGGGCGTCTTCAACATCAAGCGGCGTCGCTTTGAGCTGCTGTCGGAGTACCAGAGTGGAGACCTGACCTCGGTGGCCATCATGAAGCGAGGGAAGAAGGTGGTCTGCGGCTCCAGCGAGGGAACCGTCTACATCTTCAACTGGAACGGCTTCGGGGCCACCAGTGACCGCTTCGCCATCAAAGCCGAGTCTGTGGACTGCATCGTCACCGTCACCGACAGCATCATGGTGACCGCCTCCATGGACGGATACATCCG CGCCATCAACCTGCTTCCCAACCGGGTCATCGGCTGCATCGGCCAGCACGTCGGCGAACCCATCGAGGAGCTGGCCAAGTCCAGAGACTCACGCTTCCTGGTCAGCTGTGGACACGACCAGCTGGTCAAGTTCTGGGACATCTCCAGTTTACCCGACGCCAAAGTCCAGGAGTACCgcaagaggaagaggaaggacggCCGGATGAAGTCGCTCACCAAGAAGGCGCTCGGAGACAACGACTTCTTCGCCGGACTGGTGGAGGAACctgagaagaaggaggaggatgaggaggaagacgaggaggaggaaagtGACAGCGACAGCGATTAA
- the LOC111562754 gene encoding golgin subfamily A member 6-like protein 22 isoform X2, whose product MPGKSSDQFKAGDLVFAKMKGFPHWPARICKSDRGYKKRIPVFFFGTHQIGSLPPENVVPYIGNKMKYGSGVRIKGFAEGMWEIQNTPGVGSKLKVPGRTNAQTTPAKQTSANRTKPTSASKATPVKSASTSKTTPAKSGSTTETTPAKSGSTSKATPAKTSNDMRRSSSAPRKPEHDSKSAAETETPAKTATRASSRLAPDKTTESKQTFTDVTETAVTARSRRAASRGSAGASAGSAEDRKEIPAGEAISKPAAETSIAAVKTETRSTRRSPAEEPEPSAASSSAEAESAATTRSRAAESKLTSLQVDTEAEQKKKKTAAVSMAATAGEKRKKEEENRGVKRKREENDEENKRNLDVREEQKEETKSERRTSKRKEEDEGREEKTTSERRTSRRQREEKEDEGREEEKTSSERRTSQRQREEKKDKGREEEKTSSERRTSRRQREEKEDKGREEEKTTLERWTSPQQREEKDEEKRDRIEKEEQKPTQDGGEGNQVKRRREWRKRENEEKKKPRKEDEEMKKEERGEESHRTKRKREEEEKPKQEEGVEVKKKKKKKKKKKDGGDKEGKERGGKSVDEERQRHLAEKRESLLRSLRGLLKGGRGAKRREAMRNATRVGDPPKKKTETQRTSEKTSRKTGTSISQKTPEKKEEEQEKTSQTAVEVKEKEARGEDEKKNEEKKEERRIIGKIVKATAGQGTKIQVKMGGTTVTTEEEKKKREEEKKKREEKKKEEMKEREEEEEKKKKKMEQKKKEEEKKVEEEKKKKEREEEKKKKEREEEEKKKVEEKTKKEREEKKKKMEEKKTEEKKKKKREEEEKKVEEEKKKKEREEQTKKKMEEKKTEEKKKKKREEEEKKVEEEKKKKEKEEEKKEEKEDKDKKKMEEEKKKTKEEDKKKEEMKMEREKKKKEEEDKKKEAKKKMEEKKEEKVEELKRSLRGSAGEKKKSEDATTKQSSEAERKSERTRATTGDGKDKNATEEEKKKDEEKKSSEEEKKKKDENKVEEKKKSSEEEKKSEDGKRVAGSESKSERTRATAEDGEEKNATEEEKKKKDKKKSSEEEKKKKDEEKKSSEEEKKFEDGKRVERKSERRRAAAEDGKNKEGKNKSQTEDEKRKKTSGADETKRGEEQKEEERKNMTTREQKKKEKPNGESQEKKSDKTVADEMKKTGAEESKPQKKSSDGDRRSRAESSVESTTEEEAEKKSVEEGGKPEKNNSSVSLTDSTLHRIHGDIRISLKSDNPDVSRCLTALDQLSMVYVTSQHVQRHSELVATLRKMRYYRASEAVMAKASMLYNRFKNAFLVGEGEEVVSAAFLRSLLQEKEKEEQQRVERLRREELLDEVRRRMEQLKEKKRRDDEEQDDEEQDDEEKDDEEQDDEEKDGQKDDEEQDDEEKDDQTAAPVDSS is encoded by the exons ATGCCGGGAAAAAGCAGCGACCAGTTTAAAGCTGGAGACCTGGTGTTCGCTAAGATGAAGGGTTTCCCTCACTGGCCTGCCAGG ATCTGCAAATCAGACCGCGGCTACAAGAAACGAATCCCGGTCTTCTTTTTCGGGACCCATCAGAT AGGCAGCCTGCCGCCTGAGAACGTCGTTCCTTACATTGGAAACAAGATGAAGTACGGCAGCGGAGTTCGCATTAAAGGCTTCGCTGAGGGAATGTGGGAAATCCAGAACACTCCTGGAGTCGGCAGTAAACTCAAA GTACCAGGAAGAACCAACGCCCAGACTACACCTGCTAAACAGACTTCTGCAAACAGAACTAAACCCACTTCTGCCTCTAAAGCTACACCTGTTAAATCAGCTTCTACATCTAAAACTACACCTGCTAAGTCAGGTTCTACAACTGAAACTACACCTGCTAAGTCAGGTTCTACATCTAAAGCTACGCCTGCTAAAACTTCGAATGACATGCGGAGAAGCTCGTCTGCTCCCCGTAAACCTGAACATGACAGTAAATCAGCTGCTGAAACAGAAACTCCTGCTAAAACGGCTACTAGAGCGTCATCCAGATTAGCTCCAGATAAAACTACAGAGTCCAAACAGACTTTTACAGATGTTACAGAAACTGCTGTTACGGCAAGAAGCAGAAGAGCAGCAAGCCGAGGATCTGCAGGAGCGAGTGCAGGTTCTGCAGAGGACAGAAAAGAG ATACCAGCAGGTGAAGCCATCAGTAAACCTGCTGCTGAAACAAGTATAGCTGCAGTGAAGACAGAAACTCGAAGCACTCGAAGATCTCCAGCAGAGGAACCAGAACCTTCAGCAGCTTCCAGCTCTGCAGAGGCTGAATCTGCTGCTACGACcaggagcagagcagcagagtccaAGCTAACATCACTGCAG GTGGACACAGAAGCtgagcaaaagaagaagaaaacggCTGCCGTTTCTATGGCGGCGACTgcaggagagaagaggaagaaagaggaggagaaccgAGGGgtgaagaggaagagagaagagaaCGACGAGGAGAATAAAAGAAATCTGGACGTCAGAGaagaacagaaagaggagaCGAAATCAGAGAGACGAACTtcaaaaaggaaagaagaggacgaaggaagagaagagaagacaaCTTCAGAGAGACGAACATCTCGACGACAACGAGAAGAGAAAGAGGACGAAGGAAGGGAAGAGGAGAAGACGAGTTCAGAGAGACGAACATCTCAACgacaaagagaagagaaaaaggaTAAAGGAAGGGAAGAGGAGAAGACGAGTTCAGAGAGACGGACATCTCGACGACAacgagaagaaaaagaagacaaaggaagggaagaggagaagacaaCTTTGGAGAGATGGACATCTCCACAACAGCGAGAAGAAAAAGACGAggagaaaagagacagaatagAAAAAGAGGAGCAGAAACCGACACAAGATGGAGGCGAAGGAAACCaagtgaagaggaggagagagtggaggaagagagaaaatgaggagaagaagaaaccGAGGAAGGAAGATGAGGAAatgaagaaagaggagagaggagaggagagccacagaacaaagaggaagagggaggaagaggagaaaccGAAGCAGGAAGAGGGCGtggaggtgaagaagaaaaagaagaagaagaagaagaagaaggatggaggagacaaggaaggaaaggagagaggaggCAAATCTGTAGACGAAGAG CGACAGCGCCACCTGGCGGAGAAGAGAGAGAGTCTGTTGAGGTCTCTGAGGGGTCTACTGAAGGGCGGCCGAGGAGCAAAGAGGAGGGAGGCGATGAGGAATGCCAC GAGAGTCGGAGATCCACCCAAGAAGAAGACGGAAACTCAGAGGACCTCAGAGAAGACGAGCAGGAAGACGGGAACCTCCATCAGCCAGAAAACAccagagaagaaggaggaggaacaaGAGAAGACGAGTCAGACGGCAGTGGAGGTGAAGGAGAAGGAGGCGAGAGGAGAAGACGAGAAGAAGAacgaagaaaagaaagaggagaggagaatcATCGGGAAGATCGTGAAGGCAACAGCCGGACAGGGAACGAAGATCCAGGTGAAGATGGGAGGAACGACAgtaacaacagaggaggagaagaagaagagggaggaggagaagaagaagagggaggagaagaagaaggaggagatgaaagagagggaggaggaggaggagaagaagaagaagaagatggagcagaagaagaaagaggaggagaagaaggtggaagaggaaaagaagaagaaagagagagaggaggagaagaagaagaaagagagggaggaggaggagaagaagaaggtcgAGGAAAAGAcgaagaaagagagggaggagaagaagaagaagatggaggagaagaagacagaagagaagaagaagaagaagagagaggaggaggagaagaaggtggaagaggaaaagaagaagaaagagagggaggaacaaacgaagaagaagatggaggagaagaagacagaagagaagaagaagaagaagagagaggaggaggagaagaaggtggaagaggaaaagaagaagaaagagaaggaggaggagaagaaagaggagaaggaggataaagacaagaaaaagatggaggaagagaagaagaagacgaaggaggaggacaaaaagaaggaggaaatgaagatggagagggagaagaagaagaaggaggaagaagacaaaaagaaagaggcaaagaaaaagatggaggagaagaaggaggagaaggtggaggagtTGAAGAGGAGCTTGAGAGGCAGCGccggagagaaaaagaaatctgaagATGCAACGACGAAACAAAGCTCAGAGGCCGAGAGGAAATCAGAAAGAACGAGAGCGACGACCGGGGACGGGAAAGACAAGAACGCAacggaggaagagaagaagaaagacgaggagaagaagagctcagaggaagagaagaagaagaaagatgagaataaagtggaggagaagaagaagagctcagaggaagagaagaagtcTGAAGATGGGAAAAGAGTTGCAGGCAGTGAGAGCAAATCAGAAAGGACGAGAGCGACGGCTGAGGACGGTGAAGAAAAGAATGCAacggaggaagagaagaagaagaaagacaagaagaagagctcagaggaagagaagaaaaagaaagacgaggagaagaagagctcagaggaggagaagaagttTGAAGATGGGAAAAGAGTCGAGAGGAAATCAGAAAGAAGGAGAGCAGCAGCCGAGGATGGGAAAAACAAGGAAGGGAAGAACAAGAGCCAAACGGAGGacgagaagaggaagaagacgaGTGGAGCTGATGAGACGAAAAGAGGAGAAgagcagaaagaggaggagaggaagaacatGACGAccagagagcagaagaagaaagaaaaacccaacGGGGAATCACAAGAGAAGAAGAGCGACAAAACGGTGGCAGATGAGATGAAGAAAACGGGCGCAGAAGAGTCAAAACCGCAGAAGAAGAGCAGCGACGGCGACAGGAGGAGCAGAGCCGAGTCGTCGGTCGAATCCACCACCGAAGAAGAAGCGGAGAAGAAGAGCGTAGAAGAAGGCGGTAAACCAGAGAAGAACAACTCATCTGTGTCGCTGACGGACTCAACTCTGCACAGAATCCATGGAGACATCAGGATCTCTCTGAAGTCCGACAACCCG GACGTGTCCAGGTGTCTGACGGCGCTGGATCAGCTGAGCATGGTTTATGTGACGTCGCAACATGTTCAGAGACACAGCGAGCTGGTGGCCACGCTCAGGAAG